The Streptococcus sp. DTU_2020_1001019_1_SI_AUS_MUR_006 sequence CCGGGAAATAAGTATCCCCTTCAACTTGAGTGTGGATTTGTGTCACAATAATCTCATCGAGATATGGTTCAAAAAGCTGAAAAATCTGCTTGCCTCCAATAATATAGAGATTTTTATCCTGGTTCTGATACCAGTCTAAAACGTCCTCAACATTTTGGAAAACCAGAGCACCCTCAATTGACTCTTCAGGATTGCGCGTCAAAATCAGAGTCTCACGTCCTGGAAGCAAACGTCGTCCCATCCCATCAAAGGTGACACGTCCCATCAAGATGGCATGATTCAAGGTTGTTTCTTTAAAATGTTTTAACTCTGCTGGCAAATGCCATGGTAAGTGATCCTCTTTTCCGATTACACCCTTTTCATCTTGTGCCCAGATGGCTACGATTTTCTTTATCATGCTTTCATCCTTTTTATTGATAGTTCTATTTTATCAAAAATCTTGAAAAAAGACTGTTTTGGAACGCCCTACGAAATAGAAAAAATCCGTAGAAAACTTCTACGGATTTTTGACAAAATAGAGTATCTTACAAACCAGGTACTTGTCCTAATTCTGCTGCAAGCATCCAGACAGTTTTTTCAAGGTCTGCCTTAGCACCAACAAAGATATCATTGGTTACATCATCACCTTCTTCATCTGTTACATCCAATGCTTTTTGGAAGAGTGTGATGAGGTAACGATAAATAGATAGAACACGCTCTAAACTTTCTTCTACGTTACGGAATTCTCCAACTTCTTCTTCGATTTCACTGTGTTGAAGGAATTCTGTCAAAGTAGAGTAAGGTTTGCCACCAAGAGTGATCAAGCGTTCGCTGATTTCATCAAGGTAACCATCAAGGCTATCCATATATTCATCCATCTTAGGATGCCATACCATAAAACCACGTCCACGCATGTACCAGTGTACTTGATGAAGAGCGATATGCGCTACATACAAGTCTGCTACGGCTTGATTCAAGACTTCTTTCGTTTTTACTAGCGTTTCAGGAGCTGTCTTAGATAATGTTGTTACGTCTTTTAATGCATCTTTTTTCAATTCTACCATTTTTCTCACCTCATAATATTATTTTTGCAACCATATTTATTGATTACTATCTCAGTATACTACTCCAAGTAGACAAAAGCAAGGAAATTAACTCATATTAAAAAAGTTGTAATTGACTGATAATTTAAGAAAATGAGTGGCTATTTATCCTAGCTATTTTCTCTGTTTTTACTAGAAAATTGACTTTGATAAAGATCATAATAGAAACCTTTTGCAGCTAGGAGACTTTCATGATTTCCTTGTTCAATAATCTGTCCATCTTTCAGCACCAAAATCTTATCAGCTTCCTGAATAGTCGAAAGTCGATGGGCAATGACAAAGCTTGTTCTCCCCTTCATCAAACGTTTCATGGCCTTTTGAATCAAGAGCTCTAGACGAGTATCGACTGATGAGGTCGCTTCATCAAGGATTAGAATTTTTGGATCCGCTAAGAGGGCACGCGCGATGGTTAAAAGCTGTTTCTGACCAAGAGAGATATTGCTAGACTCCTGATTCATTTCCATATTATAACCACCTGGAAGAGTGCGGATAAAGTGGTCAACATTGGCCGCCTTGGCAGCTTCAACGATTTCTTCATCTGTTGCCTCAAGATTTCCAAAGCGAAGATTTTCCTTGATACTGCCTTCATAGAGCCAGGCATCCTGTAGGACCATCCCAAACTGTCGACGATAGTCCTGACGAGACAGGTCACGAATATCTTGGCCATCCACTAAAATGGCACCAGCTGTCACATCGTAAAAACGCATGAGAAGGTTAATCAAGGTTGTTTTCCCTGCTCCAGTAGGTCCAACGATAGCTACCATCTCTCCAGGTTCAACATCTAGGTTGAAATTGCGAATCAATGGTTTGTTTTCCACATATTGGAAATCGACGTTTTTGAAACTAACTTGACCTGTCAATGGTGCCAAGTCTTTTACTTCCTCACTTTGAACTTCTTCCTGTTCATCCAAAACTTCAAAGACACGATCAAGCGAAGACTTAGCACTTTGCATTTGTCCTGCTAACTGAGTGATATTTTGGATCGGCTGGCTAACTTGCCACACATACTGAACGAAAGCTTGCATATTACCAATCGTCAAGCGCCCTGCAATAACCTGCAATCCACCTAAGACTGCAACAATCAGGTAGGTTAAATCAGACACGATATGAAGGGCAGGCATCATCAATCCTGAAATAAAGCTCGCCTTAAATCCGACTTGTTGCAATTCATCCGTAATCTTTTCAAATCTCTCTTGAGAGTTTTCTTCGCGTCCGAAAAGTTTTAAAACATTGAAACCTGTTAAGTTTTCCTGTACAAATCCATTCATACGTCCCAATATAGCTGCCTGCTGTTTAAAGTACGGCTGCGAACGATTTAGAATCGTTTTAGCACCAAAATAAGTAATCGGAATCGACAAGATAACAATGATAGCCAACTGAAGATTTAGATAGAGGACCATTCCCATAACAAAAATAATGGTAAAGACTGCATTAACAATCTGTAAGAATGATTGTTGGAGTGCATTAGATACGGTCTCTACATCACTAGTAAAACGTCCCAGCAAATCCCCAAATTGGTGCTTGTCAAAGTAAGACACAGGGATGCGGTTGATTTTTTCGCTCATTTCATTTCGCAAATCCTGTATCATGGACTGTACCGCATTGGTCATGAAGTAGTTTGAGTAATAAGACCCCAACTCATAAAAAAGACCACGCAAGAGATAGATCACCAGAATCACTGCGATATAGCTGGTATTAATCCCTGCTCCTGCAACACCATTTGCCATGGCAAGAAGATTGCTGGTTAACTCAGTGATAGCAAGTCCCAATACGAAAGGCTCGATAACACTCATAATGACGCTGACTATTTTCAAGAAGACAGCAAAGAAAACAGAGAAACGGTAGGCTTTTAAATAGCTCCATAGACGAGCTAGACTAGATTGTTGTTTCATCCTTTACCTCCTATTCTTCTGTCAGAGACGCATTTTTCAACTGCGACTCAGCAATTTCTCGATAGATGTCATTGGTTTCCATCAATTCTTCATGACGGCCACGAGCAACAATTTCCCCCTTATCAAGGACGATAATCTGATCAGCGTCCATAATGGTCCCAACCCGCTGGGCAACAATTAAGACCGTTGCATCTTGAGTCACTTCCTTGAGACGACGACGCAAGATAGCATCTGTACGGTAGTCCAAGGCTGAGAAGGAATCATCAAAGATATAGATATCTGGACCCTTGATGACTGCGCGGGCAATCGACAAGCGTTGCTTTTGACCACCTGATAGATTGCTTCCCCCTTCAGCCAGATGAGTTGCAAAACCTTCTTCTCGACTTTCGATAAAGTCTTTGGCTTGGGCTACATCAGCTGCTTGGTGCAAGTCCTCATGACTGGCGTCCTCTTTTCCGTAACGGAGATTATCTGCGATAGTCCCTGTAAAGAGCAAGGCTTTTTGTGGAATAAATCCAATTTTCTGGCGGAGTGATTTGAGACGGTAATCCCGGACATCAACACCATCGACCTTAATTTTCCCTAGCGTAACATCGTAGAAACGAGGAATCAATTGAACTAGAGTAGACTTACCTGAACCAGTTGAGCCGATAAAAGCAATGGTTTCTCCCGGTTTAGCAGTAAAGGAAATGTTATGCAAAACAGGGCTTTCTGTTTCCCCAGGATAGGCAAAGGTTACATTATCAAATTCTAGATAACCATGGGTTTCTGTTTCTTGAATTCCGTCCTCATTTGGATCAATGGAAATCGGCATATCCATGATTTCCTTCAAGCGTTCACTAGATACAGCCGTTCTAGGGTACATGGTAAAGAGGTTTGACAAGAAAAGGAAGGACAAGAGAGCGTGGAAACTATACTCGATAAAGGCTACCAAATCCCCAATCCGCAAACTTCCTTGCTTGAGAGGATCTAAAGCAAACCAAACGATAGCTACTATCATGGCAATAATGATTTGCACAAACAGTGGCTCTGTCAAACCAGTCAATTTGAACAAGCGATTCGAATTATCTGCATAGATTGCATTTTTCTCTTCGAAACGTTTTTCTTGGAAATCTTCACGAGCAAAGGCACGAATCACTCGTAGCCCCATCAAATTTTCACGGACATACTGGTTAATCTTATCCAAAGTTTTCTGTTGTTTTTCAGATAAGGGGCGCGTTTTCACCG is a genomic window containing:
- a CDS encoding dihydrofolate reductase; amino-acid sequence: MIKKIVAIWAQDEKGVIGKEDHLPWHLPAELKHFKETTLNHAILMGRVTFDGMGRRLLPGRETLILTRNPEESIEGALVFQNVEDVLDWYQNQDKNLYIIGGKQIFQLFEPYLDEIIVTQIHTQVEGDTYFPEDFDLTVFETLASKSYSKDEKNAYDFTIEYRKRKEV
- a CDS encoding Dps family protein, which gives rise to MVELKKDALKDVTTLSKTAPETLVKTKEVLNQAVADLYVAHIALHQVHWYMRGRGFMVWHPKMDEYMDSLDGYLDEISERLITLGGKPYSTLTEFLQHSEIEEEVGEFRNVEESLERVLSIYRYLITLFQKALDVTDEEGDDVTNDIFVGAKADLEKTVWMLAAELGQVPGL
- a CDS encoding ABC transporter ATP-binding protein, encoding MKQQSSLARLWSYLKAYRFSVFFAVFLKIVSVIMSVIEPFVLGLAITELTSNLLAMANGVAGAGINTSYIAVILVIYLLRGLFYELGSYYSNYFMTNAVQSMIQDLRNEMSEKINRIPVSYFDKHQFGDLLGRFTSDVETVSNALQQSFLQIVNAVFTIIFVMGMVLYLNLQLAIIVILSIPITYFGAKTILNRSQPYFKQQAAILGRMNGFVQENLTGFNVLKLFGREENSQERFEKITDELQQVGFKASFISGLMMPALHIVSDLTYLIVAVLGGLQVIAGRLTIGNMQAFVQYVWQVSQPIQNITQLAGQMQSAKSSLDRVFEVLDEQEEVQSEEVKDLAPLTGQVSFKNVDFQYVENKPLIRNFNLDVEPGEMVAIVGPTGAGKTTLINLLMRFYDVTAGAILVDGQDIRDLSRQDYRRQFGMVLQDAWLYEGSIKENLRFGNLEATDEEIVEAAKAANVDHFIRTLPGGYNMEMNQESSNISLGQKQLLTIARALLADPKILILDEATSSVDTRLELLIQKAMKRLMKGRTSFVIAHRLSTIQEADKILVLKDGQIIEQGNHESLLAAKGFYYDLYQSQFSSKNRENS
- a CDS encoding ABC transporter ATP-binding protein — its product is MLYIWSYLKRYPKWLVLDFFGAIFFVIVNLGLPTVLARMIDQGINQGNEEKLYFWAMVMLVIIVLGTFGRIVLSYAASKLTTNMVKDMRNDVYAKLQEYSHHEYEQIGVSSLVTRITSDAFVLMQFAEQTLKLGVITPMMMLSSILMIFLTSPSLAWIVAFSVPFLAVVVLYVAVKTRPLSEKQQKTLDKINQYVRENLMGLRVIRAFAREDFQEKRFEEKNAIYADNSNRLFKLTGLTEPLFVQIIIAMIVAIVWFALDPLKQGSLRIGDLVAFIEYSFHALLSFLFLSNLFTMYPRTAVSSERLKEIMDMPISIDPNEDGIQETETHGYLEFDNVTFAYPGETESPVLHNISFTAKPGETIAFIGSTGSGKSTLVQLIPRFYDVTLGKIKVDGVDVRDYRLKSLRQKIGFIPQKALLFTGTIADNLRYGKEDASHEDLHQAADVAQAKDFIESREEGFATHLAEGGSNLSGGQKQRLSIARAVIKGPDIYIFDDSFSALDYRTDAILRRRLKEVTQDATVLIVAQRVGTIMDADQIIVLDKGEIVARGRHEELMETNDIYREIAESQLKNASLTEE